One genomic window of Saccopteryx bilineata isolate mSacBil1 chromosome 4, mSacBil1_pri_phased_curated, whole genome shotgun sequence includes the following:
- the MYL10 gene encoding myosin regulatory light chain 10 isoform X2, which produces MSLPGRRPPAFRSPGAQAPRRARKRTEGGASSNVFSMFDQSQIQEFKEAFTIMDQNRDGFIDKEDLRDTFAALGRINVKNEELEAMVKEAPGPINFTVFLTMFGEKLKGTDPEETILHAFKVFDAEGKGFVKADFIKEKLMTQADRFSEEEVKQMFAAFPPDVCGNLDYRNLCYVITHGEEKD; this is translated from the exons ATGTCCCTG CCTGGGCGCAGACCACCTGCCTTCCGGAGCCCAGGGGCCCAG GCACCGAGAAGAGCCCGGAAAAGGACAGAAGGAGGAGCCAGCTCCAATGTCTTCTCCATGTTTGATCAGTCCCAGATCCAGGAGTTTAAAGAG GCCTTCACCATCATGGACCAGAACCGGGATGGTTTCATCGACAAGGAAGACCTGAGGGACACCTTTGCTGCCCTGG gccGGATCAATGTGAAGAACGAGGAGCTGGAGGCCATGGTGAAGGAGGCTCCTGGGCCCATCAACTTTACCGTCTTCCTGACCATGTTTGGGGAGAAGCTGAAGG GCACAGACCCAGAGGAGACCATTCTCCATGCCTTCAAGGTGTTCGACGCTGAAGGGAAAGGTTTCGTCAAGGCTGATTT CATCAAAGAGAAGCTTATGACCCAAGCAGACCGGTTCAGTGAGGAGGAG GTCAAGCAGATGTTTGCGGCTTTCCCGCCAGATGTGTGTGGCAACCTGGACTATAGGAACTTATGCTACGTCATTACGCATGGTGAAGAGAAAGACTAG
- the MYL10 gene encoding myosin regulatory light chain 10 isoform X1: protein MAGEEVGPIWGLMLEKLPLSASQPGRRPPAFRSPGAQAPRRARKRTEGGASSNVFSMFDQSQIQEFKEAFTIMDQNRDGFIDKEDLRDTFAALGRINVKNEELEAMVKEAPGPINFTVFLTMFGEKLKGTDPEETILHAFKVFDAEGKGFVKADFIKEKLMTQADRFSEEEVKQMFAAFPPDVCGNLDYRNLCYVITHGEEKD from the exons ATGGCAGGAGAAGAGGTGGGCCCCATTTGGGGTCTGATGCTAGAAAAGTTGCCCCTCTCTGCTTCACAGCCTGGGCGCAGACCACCTGCCTTCCGGAGCCCAGGGGCCCAG GCACCGAGAAGAGCCCGGAAAAGGACAGAAGGAGGAGCCAGCTCCAATGTCTTCTCCATGTTTGATCAGTCCCAGATCCAGGAGTTTAAAGAG GCCTTCACCATCATGGACCAGAACCGGGATGGTTTCATCGACAAGGAAGACCTGAGGGACACCTTTGCTGCCCTGG gccGGATCAATGTGAAGAACGAGGAGCTGGAGGCCATGGTGAAGGAGGCTCCTGGGCCCATCAACTTTACCGTCTTCCTGACCATGTTTGGGGAGAAGCTGAAGG GCACAGACCCAGAGGAGACCATTCTCCATGCCTTCAAGGTGTTCGACGCTGAAGGGAAAGGTTTCGTCAAGGCTGATTT CATCAAAGAGAAGCTTATGACCCAAGCAGACCGGTTCAGTGAGGAGGAG GTCAAGCAGATGTTTGCGGCTTTCCCGCCAGATGTGTGTGGCAACCTGGACTATAGGAACTTATGCTACGTCATTACGCATGGTGAAGAGAAAGACTAG
- the MYL10 gene encoding myosin regulatory light chain 10 isoform X5: protein MFDQSQIQEFKEAFTIMDQNRDGFIDKEDLRDTFAALGRINVKNEELEAMVKEAPGPINFTVFLTMFGEKLKGTDPEETILHAFKVFDAEGKGFVKADFIKEKLMTQADRFSEEEVKQMFAAFPPDVCGNLDYRNLCYVITHGEEKD from the exons ATGTTTGATCAGTCCCAGATCCAGGAGTTTAAAGAG GCCTTCACCATCATGGACCAGAACCGGGATGGTTTCATCGACAAGGAAGACCTGAGGGACACCTTTGCTGCCCTGG gccGGATCAATGTGAAGAACGAGGAGCTGGAGGCCATGGTGAAGGAGGCTCCTGGGCCCATCAACTTTACCGTCTTCCTGACCATGTTTGGGGAGAAGCTGAAGG GCACAGACCCAGAGGAGACCATTCTCCATGCCTTCAAGGTGTTCGACGCTGAAGGGAAAGGTTTCGTCAAGGCTGATTT CATCAAAGAGAAGCTTATGACCCAAGCAGACCGGTTCAGTGAGGAGGAG GTCAAGCAGATGTTTGCGGCTTTCCCGCCAGATGTGTGTGGCAACCTGGACTATAGGAACTTATGCTACGTCATTACGCATGGTGAAGAGAAAGACTAG
- the MYL10 gene encoding myosin regulatory light chain 10 isoform X3, protein MPGRRPPAFRSPGAQAPRRARKRTEGGASSNVFSMFDQSQIQEFKEAFTIMDQNRDGFIDKEDLRDTFAALGRINVKNEELEAMVKEAPGPINFTVFLTMFGEKLKGTDPEETILHAFKVFDAEGKGFVKADFIKEKLMTQADRFSEEEVKQMFAAFPPDVCGNLDYRNLCYVITHGEEKD, encoded by the exons ATG CCTGGGCGCAGACCACCTGCCTTCCGGAGCCCAGGGGCCCAG GCACCGAGAAGAGCCCGGAAAAGGACAGAAGGAGGAGCCAGCTCCAATGTCTTCTCCATGTTTGATCAGTCCCAGATCCAGGAGTTTAAAGAG GCCTTCACCATCATGGACCAGAACCGGGATGGTTTCATCGACAAGGAAGACCTGAGGGACACCTTTGCTGCCCTGG gccGGATCAATGTGAAGAACGAGGAGCTGGAGGCCATGGTGAAGGAGGCTCCTGGGCCCATCAACTTTACCGTCTTCCTGACCATGTTTGGGGAGAAGCTGAAGG GCACAGACCCAGAGGAGACCATTCTCCATGCCTTCAAGGTGTTCGACGCTGAAGGGAAAGGTTTCGTCAAGGCTGATTT CATCAAAGAGAAGCTTATGACCCAAGCAGACCGGTTCAGTGAGGAGGAG GTCAAGCAGATGTTTGCGGCTTTCCCGCCAGATGTGTGTGGCAACCTGGACTATAGGAACTTATGCTACGTCATTACGCATGGTGAAGAGAAAGACTAG
- the MYL10 gene encoding myosin regulatory light chain 10 isoform X4 has protein sequence MSLAPRRARKRTEGGASSNVFSMFDQSQIQEFKEAFTIMDQNRDGFIDKEDLRDTFAALGRINVKNEELEAMVKEAPGPINFTVFLTMFGEKLKGTDPEETILHAFKVFDAEGKGFVKADFIKEKLMTQADRFSEEEVKQMFAAFPPDVCGNLDYRNLCYVITHGEEKD, from the exons ATGTCCCTG GCACCGAGAAGAGCCCGGAAAAGGACAGAAGGAGGAGCCAGCTCCAATGTCTTCTCCATGTTTGATCAGTCCCAGATCCAGGAGTTTAAAGAG GCCTTCACCATCATGGACCAGAACCGGGATGGTTTCATCGACAAGGAAGACCTGAGGGACACCTTTGCTGCCCTGG gccGGATCAATGTGAAGAACGAGGAGCTGGAGGCCATGGTGAAGGAGGCTCCTGGGCCCATCAACTTTACCGTCTTCCTGACCATGTTTGGGGAGAAGCTGAAGG GCACAGACCCAGAGGAGACCATTCTCCATGCCTTCAAGGTGTTCGACGCTGAAGGGAAAGGTTTCGTCAAGGCTGATTT CATCAAAGAGAAGCTTATGACCCAAGCAGACCGGTTCAGTGAGGAGGAG GTCAAGCAGATGTTTGCGGCTTTCCCGCCAGATGTGTGTGGCAACCTGGACTATAGGAACTTATGCTACGTCATTACGCATGGTGAAGAGAAAGACTAG